In Populus alba chromosome 1, ASM523922v2, whole genome shotgun sequence, a single window of DNA contains:
- the LOC118033951 gene encoding methionine gamma-lyase, giving the protein MAETKNQQGFVFSGKKRSSTGQDGDDDFIVANKKSMFSTGLPSMWEDPAAALASARHEFGEHGGVNMSIEASATFTVMEPETMRRMFAGELGPDRDFFIYSRHFNPTVLNLGRQMAALEGTEAAYCTASGMSAISSVLLQLCSSGGHMVASRTLYGGTHALLTHFLPRACNITTTFVDINDHEMVKNAMVEGQTKVLYFESMSNPTLTVANIPELSRIAHDKGATVVVDNTFSPMVLSPARLGADVVVHSISKFISGGADIIAGAVCGPANLVNSMMDLQHGALMLLGPTMNAKVAFELSERIPHLGLRMKEHCHRAMVYATKIKKLGLNVIYPGLEDHPQHELLKSMANKEYGFGGLLCIDMETEERANRLMNHLQNCTQFGFMAVSLGYYETLMSCSGSSTSSELNDEEQALAGISPGLVRISVGFVGTLAQKWSQFEKAFSRLQDSGLYKN; this is encoded by the exons ATGGCTGAAACCAAGAACCAACAAGGCTTTGTTTTTTCCGGCAAGAAAAGATCATCGACAGGGCaagatggtgatgatgattttATTGTTGCTAATAAGAAATCAATGTTCTCTACAGGCTTGCCTTCCATGTGGGAGGACCCAGCTGCAGCATTAGCTTCCGCAAGGCATGAATTTGGTGAACATGGTGGTGTTAACATGTCTATTGAGGCGTCTGCCACCTTCACTGTCATGGAGCCTGAGACCATGCGCCGTATGTTTGCTGGCGAGCTTGGTCCTGACCGTGACTTCTTCATATACAGCCGGCACTTTAATCCCACTGTTTTGAATCTTGGCCGTCAGATGGCTGCCCTTGAAGGCACTGAGGCTGCCTATTGCACCGCTAgtg GCATGTCTGCGATATCATCTGTATTGCTGCAACTTTGCAGCAGTGGAGGCCACATGGTGGCATCAAGGACTCTCTATGGTGGGACTCATGCATTACTAACCCATTTCTTACCAAGGGCATGTAACATAACGACAACATTTGTTGATATCAACGATCACGAGATGGTGAAAAATGCAATGGTTGAAGGACAGACCAAAGTTTTGTACTTTGAGTCCATGTCTAACCCAACTCTGACCGTTGCTAACATCCCTGAACTGAGTAGAATAGCCCATGATAAAGGGGCGACGGTTGTGGTGGACAATACTTTTTCTCCGATGGTTCTGTCCCCGGCAAGACTAGGAGCTGACGTGGTTGTGCATAGCATCTCCAAGTTTATTAGCGGTGGAGCCGATATCATTGCAG GTGCTGTTTGTGGTCCAGCCAACCTGGTGAATTCAATGATGGATCTTCAACATGGAGCCTTGATGCTTCTTGGTCCCACAATGAATGCCAaggttgcctttgaattgtCAGAGAGGATTCCTCATTTGGGGTTGAGGATGAAGGAACATTGCCACCGTGCAATGGTTTACgccaccaaaataaaaaaactaggccTCAATGTCATTTACCCAGGCCTCGAAGATCACCCCCAGCACGAGCTCTTGAAGTCCATGGCAAATAAAGAGTATGGGTTTGGTGGGCTGCTCTGCATTGACATGGAAACTGAGGAAAGGGCTAATCGTTTGATGAACCACTTGCAAAACTGCACTCAATTTGGGTTCATGGCAGTGAGCCTGGGCTATTACGAGACCCTTATGTCCTGCTCTGGTAGCAGCACTAGCAGTGAATTGAATGACGAGGAACAGGCACTGGCTGGCATTTCACCAGGACTGGTGAGAATTTCTGTGGGATTCGTCGGCACTTTGGCTCAGAAATGGAGCCAGTTTGAGAAGGCTTTTTCAAGACTGCAGGATTCGGGATTGTACAAGAATTGA